A single region of the Nocardioides aurantiacus genome encodes:
- the ilvA gene encoding threonine ammonia-lyase IlvA has product MSTDPVALVSAADVDAAADVLAGTVPVTPLEDSLRLSARHGLRVVLKREDLQPVRSYKSRGGYHFLARLTPEERERGVVCASAGNHAQGVAFACAALGVSARVYLPRTTPRQKRDRVAGLGGEHVTVVVEGDSFDDAARAARRHAEATHRVLVPPFDHPATVAGQGTVVREAVAQLGAVPDVVVVPVGGGGLLAGTVAWLGERHPGVRVVGVEPAGAASLTAALAAGHPVELPEVDPFVDGAAVRRVGDVTYRQVSASGAAVVSVPEGQVCTEMLALYQSDGIIAEPAGALATAALPALLPTLSLGPDAVVLCVLSGGNNDVSRYAEILERSLVHTGLKHYFLVDFPQEPGALRAFLDETLGPDDDITLFEYVKRNNRETGPALVGVELGDAADLAGLLTRMSASPSRIEHLPPDSPLTRWLT; this is encoded by the coding sequence GTGAGCACCGACCCCGTCGCCCTCGTGAGCGCCGCCGACGTGGACGCCGCGGCCGACGTCCTGGCCGGCACCGTCCCGGTGACGCCGCTGGAGGACAGCCTCCGGCTCTCGGCCCGCCACGGCCTGCGGGTGGTGCTCAAGCGCGAGGACCTGCAGCCGGTGCGGTCCTACAAGTCGCGCGGCGGCTACCACTTCCTGGCCCGGCTGACGCCGGAGGAGCGCGAGCGCGGCGTGGTCTGCGCGAGCGCCGGCAACCACGCCCAGGGCGTCGCCTTCGCGTGCGCCGCGCTGGGGGTCTCGGCCCGGGTCTACCTGCCGCGCACCACCCCCCGGCAGAAGCGCGACCGGGTCGCCGGGCTCGGCGGCGAGCACGTCACCGTGGTCGTCGAGGGCGACTCCTTCGACGACGCCGCCCGGGCCGCCCGCCGCCACGCGGAGGCGACGCACCGGGTGCTGGTGCCGCCCTTCGACCACCCCGCCACGGTCGCGGGCCAGGGCACCGTGGTCCGCGAGGCGGTCGCGCAGCTGGGCGCCGTCCCCGACGTGGTGGTCGTGCCCGTCGGCGGCGGCGGGCTGCTGGCCGGGACGGTCGCCTGGCTGGGCGAGCGGCACCCCGGCGTGCGCGTGGTGGGGGTGGAGCCCGCCGGCGCCGCCTCCCTCACCGCGGCGCTGGCGGCCGGCCACCCCGTCGAGCTGCCCGAGGTCGACCCCTTCGTCGACGGTGCCGCCGTACGCCGCGTCGGCGACGTCACGTATCGCCAGGTCAGCGCCTCCGGTGCGGCGGTCGTGTCCGTGCCCGAGGGTCAGGTCTGCACCGAGATGCTCGCGCTCTACCAGTCCGACGGGATCATCGCCGAGCCCGCCGGGGCGCTCGCCACGGCGGCGCTGCCGGCGCTGCTGCCGACCCTGTCGCTCGGGCCGGACGCCGTGGTGCTGTGCGTGCTCTCGGGCGGCAACAACGACGTCAGCCGCTACGCCGAGATCCTGGAGCGCTCGCTCGTCCACACCGGCCTGAAGCACTACTTCCTCGTCGACTTCCCCCAGGAGCCCGGTGCGCTGCGGGCCTTCCTCGACGAGACCCTCGGCCCGGACGACGACATCACGCTCTTCGAGTACGTCAAGCGCAACAACCGCGAGACCGGCCCCGCCCTCGTCGGCGTCGAGCTCGGCGACGCCGCCGACCTCGCCGGGCTGCTGACGCGGATGTCCGCCTCCCCCTCCCGCATCGAGCACCTCCCGCCCGACTCCCCGCTCACCCGCTGGCTGACCTAG
- a CDS encoding glycosyltransferase, which yields MTPAPGSRPPWSRPPWGRPRSDADRDAIEQQDAPRRTVGVVVTHFEQPAELARTLHALTRQTLPPDEVVVSDDGSAVPPGVPRGVRLVTQEDRGFRAAAARNHGVAQLGTDVVVLLDADTTPEPGLLEALTRLPRLQPDVLVVGRRRHADLAARPVDAPVEVAGPAHELTEPPWLRSAYAASRDLRDADDLSCRFVISAVMACSRWWFEELGGFDEGFTAYGGEDWELAHRSRLAGGLLAHEPAAVAWHDGPDAGERPRGVKTAETAAIASRVGVPGLAPRGLLGLAGRPTPVDRLLATDAAFDDRALLLVCDAALRADPTAHLLLDERQAGVLAGEPRVLRHDGDPLAAAAASPARLLVGLHRPWQLDDDAWRTLLAGASPGVLHDAAGPVATTTELRLVRRAERWGTTPPAPATAPAPGRPLPDDLSLEAWLGDW from the coding sequence GTGACCCCGGCCCCGGGGTCCCGCCCGCCCTGGTCCCGCCCGCCCTGGGGACGCCCCCGCTCCGACGCCGACCGCGACGCGATCGAGCAGCAGGACGCCCCCCGCCGCACCGTGGGCGTCGTGGTCACCCACTTCGAGCAGCCGGCCGAGCTGGCGCGCACCTTGCACGCCCTGACCCGCCAGACGCTGCCACCCGACGAGGTCGTGGTCTCCGACGACGGGTCGGCCGTGCCGCCGGGCGTGCCGCGCGGCGTACGGCTCGTGACGCAGGAGGACCGCGGCTTCCGCGCCGCCGCCGCCCGCAACCACGGCGTCGCGCAGCTGGGCACCGACGTCGTCGTGCTGCTGGACGCCGACACCACGCCGGAGCCCGGGCTGCTCGAGGCGCTGACCCGGCTGCCGCGGCTGCAGCCCGACGTCCTCGTGGTCGGCCGCCGCCGCCACGCCGACCTCGCCGCCCGCCCCGTCGACGCGCCGGTCGAGGTCGCAGGGCCGGCGCACGAGCTCACCGAGCCGCCGTGGCTGCGCTCGGCGTACGCCGCCTCGCGCGACCTGCGGGACGCCGACGACCTGTCGTGCCGGTTCGTCATCAGCGCCGTGATGGCCTGTTCGCGCTGGTGGTTCGAGGAGCTGGGCGGGTTCGACGAGGGCTTCACGGCGTACGGCGGGGAGGACTGGGAGCTCGCGCACCGCAGCCGCCTCGCCGGTGGCCTGCTCGCCCACGAGCCGGCGGCGGTCGCCTGGCACGACGGCCCCGACGCCGGGGAGCGCCCGCGCGGCGTGAAGACCGCCGAGACCGCCGCGATCGCCTCCCGGGTCGGCGTGCCCGGGCTCGCGCCGCGCGGCCTGCTCGGCCTGGCCGGCCGCCCCACCCCGGTCGACCGGCTGCTCGCCACCGACGCCGCGTTCGACGACCGCGCGCTGCTGCTGGTGTGCGATGCCGCGCTGCGCGCCGACCCGACCGCGCACCTGCTGCTCGACGAACGGCAGGCCGGGGTGCTCGCCGGCGAGCCGCGCGTGCTGCGGCACGACGGCGACCCGCTCGCCGCGGCCGCGGCCTCCCCCGCGCGGCTGCTGGTCGGGCTGCACCGGCCCTGGCAGCTCGACGACGACGCCTGGCGCACGCTGCTGGCCGGCGCCTCCCCCGGGGTGCTCCACGACGCCGCCGGACCGGTCGCGACCACCACCGAGCTGCGGCTGGTGCGCCGCGCCGAGCGCTGGGGCACCACCCCGCCCGCACCCGCGACGGCGCCCGCGCCGGGCCGCCCGCTGCCCGACGACCTCTCCCTGGAGGCGTGGCTCGGCGACTGGTGA